A genomic segment from Anaerolineae bacterium encodes:
- a CDS encoding transposase family protein codes for MAGKKGKRSLLEQWRMMPDPRSRHGRIYPRYGMLAVLILAAMHGENSLLGMWPRAKERKERLVNFMPLGLWARPHLPSPGSFWRVAQKRDAGVLEGVVRAWVLSWEGEAAMP; via the coding sequence ATGGCAGGAAAGAAAGGCAAGCGTTCCTTGTTGGAGCAATGGCGCATGATGCCCGACCCGCGGTCCCGTCATGGGAGGATATACCCTCGGTACGGCATGTTGGCGGTGCTCATTTTAGCCGCCATGCACGGCGAGAATTCGTTGTTAGGGATGTGGCCACGGGCGAAAGAGCGGAAGGAACGCCTGGTGAACTTCATGCCGTTGGGGTTGTGGGCGCGTCCGCATCTTCCCAGCCCGGGGAGCTTTTGGCGGGTGGCACAGAAACGGGATGCGGGGGTACTGGAGGGCGTGGTGCGGGCGTGGGTGCTGAGTTGGGAAGGCGAAGCCGCCATGCCTTAG